From Vanrija pseudolonga chromosome 1, complete sequence, a single genomic window includes:
- the DBP3 gene encoding ATP-dependent RNA helicase DBP3: MSVDTEVKLSKEERRKLKEEKRARKAAKAEAATAAGEPATEKSDKKDKKRSRDAASETATPAPTSSEEPKKKKKKSKSGAATPVDTPDATTASTPNETAIATPAEGEVDAEAPALSKKQLKKLKAAAAASEAAAAAPAAAPPAAFTAADKAYLAEQNITLEPATFPPQLDISTLPVRPEISKFLSAFPKPTPIQAVSWPALLANRDVVGIAETGSGKTLSFGVPGVNLLAGLPAPKKGGKGKLAMLVLAPTRELAQQSFDTLVKLGKGVGIGATALFGGVPKHNQIFELRSEGVRIVVGTPGRTLDLADAGDLDLSGIKYLVLDEADRMLDAGFENDIRRIIAHCPEHTGGRQTVMFSATWPESVRRLASTFLTNSIKVTVGSDELAANKRITQLVEVLDNPRDKDHRLTYHLRNHLKAHPGTRVLVFGLYKKEAQRLEYTIRRAGFNVGALHGDMNQNDRFKALEAFKDGSVNVLVATDVAARGLDIPDVQLVINVTFPLTTEDFVHRCGRTGRAGKSGKAVTFFTGENHEKSLAGEFMRVLRDAGAEIPKEMDRFPSTIKKKEHGSYGAFYKDTADAPAATKITFD, from the coding sequence ATGTCGGTCGACACTGAAGTCAAGCTcagcaaggaggagcgccgcaagctcaaggaggagaagcgcgcccgcaaggccgccaaggccgaggctgccacCGCTGCTGGCGAGCCCGCCACCGAGAAGAGCGAtaagaaggacaagaagcgcagccgcgacgccgcgtccGAGACGGCCACGCCTgcgccgacgtcctccgAGGagccgaagaagaagaagaaaaaGTCCAAGTCGGGTGCCGCGACCCCTGTCGACACCCCGGACGCGACCACCGCGTCCACGCCCAACGAGACGGCCatcgccacgcccgccgagggcgaggtcgacgccgaggccccCGCCCTGTCCAAGAAgcagctcaagaagctcaaggctgccgctgctgcctcggaggctgcggccgctgctcccgctgctgcgccgcccgcggctttcactgccgccgacaaggcgtacctcgccgagcagaaCATCACGCTCGAGCCCGCCACCTTCCCGCCCCAACTCGACATCTCGACGCTGCCTGTGCGCCCCGAGATCTCCAAGTTCCTCTCGGCGTTCCCCAAGCCCACCCCCATCCAGGCCGTCTCGTGGCCTGCCCTCCTGGCCAACCGTGACGTCGTCGGTATCGCCGAGACGGGCTCGGGGAAGACGCTGTCCTTTGGTGTGCCCGGTGTGAACCTGCTCGCCGGCCTCCCCGCCCCCAAGAAGGGCGGAAAGGGCAAGCTCGCGATGCTTGTCCTCGCGCCTACTCGTGAGCTTGCGCAGCAGTCGTTCGACAcgctcgtcaagctcggcaagggTGTTGGCATCGGCGCCACGGCGCTGTTTGGCGGTGTGCCCAAGCACAACCAGATCTTCGAGCTCCGCTCTGAGGGTGTGCGCATTGTGGTTGGAACCCCTGGCCGtaccctcgacctcgccgacgccggcgacctcgacctctcgGGCATCAAGtacctcgtgctcgacgaggctgacCGCATGCTCGACGCCGGTTTTGAGAACGACATCCGCCGCATCATTGCCCACTGCCCCGAGCACACTGGCGGCCGCCAGACGGTCATGTTCTCGGCTACGTGGCCCGAGTcggtgcgccgcctcgccagcACCTTCCTCACCAACTCGATCAAGGTGACGGTCGGctcggacgagctcgccgccaacaagCGCATcacccagctcgtcgaggtgctcgacaaCCCCCGCGACAAGGACCACCGCCTGACGTACCACCTTCGCAACCACCTCAAGGCGCACCCCGGCACCCGTGTTCTCGTCTTTGGCCTGTACAAGAAGGAggcgcagcgcctcgagtACACCATCCGCCGGGCGGGCTTCAACGTCGGTGCCCTGCACGGTGACATGAACCAGAACGACCGcttcaaggcgctcgaggcgttcAAGGACGGCAGTGTCAACGTGCTTGTCGCGACCGACGTCGCTGCCCGTGGTCTCGACATTCCCGAcgtccagctcgtcatcAACGTCACCTTCCCGCTCACCACCGAGGACTTTGTCCACCGCTGCGGCCGTACCGGCCGTGCCGGCAAGTCGGGCAAGGCTGTCACGTTCTTCACGGGCGAGAACCACGAGAAGTCTCTCGCGGGCGAGTTTATGCGTGTCCTtcgcgacgctggcgccgagatCCCCAAGGAGATGGACCGCTTCCCTTCGACcatcaagaagaaggagcaCGGCAGCTACGGCGCGTTCTACAAGGACACTGCCGACGCACCTGCCGCCACCAAGATCACGTTTGACTAG
- the RPL31 gene encoding 60S ribosomal protein L31, which translates to MAPTQKTRKTRSALQDVVTREYTINLHKRTHDLSFKKKSPKAIKEVTLFAQKAMGVKDVRISPALNQHIWARGVRTPPRRVRVRLERKRNDDEGAKEKLYVVASVVEGVTSFKGLETAVVEADE; encoded by the exons ACCCGCAAGACGCGTTCCGCGCTCCAGGACGTCGTTACCCGCGAGTACACGATCAACCTCCACAAGCGCACCCACGACCTCTCCTTCAAGAAGA AGTCGCCCAAGGCCATCAAGGAGGTCACCCTCTTCGCCCAGAAGGCCATGGGTGTCAAGGACGTCCGCATCTCGCCCGCCCTCAACCAGCACATCTGGGCCCGTGGTGTCCGCACTCCCCCCCGCCGCGTCCgtgtccgcctcgagcgcaagcgtaacgacgacgagggtgcCAAGGAGAAGCTTTACGTTGTCGCTTCGGTTGTCGAGGGTGTCACTTCGTTCAAGGGCCTCGAGACCGCCGTTGTTGAGGCCGACGAGTAG